One genomic segment of Primulina huaijiensis isolate GDHJ02 unplaced genomic scaffold, ASM1229523v2 scaffold14171, whole genome shotgun sequence includes these proteins:
- the LOC140965760 gene encoding cyclin-dependent kinase F-1-like: MMSRMEYSQPQSKSWSIHSRREITSKYEILERVGSGAYSDVYKARRRSDSITVALKEVHDYQAAFREIEALQTLHNCPNIVLLHEYFWSDEEDAVLVLEYLPTDLGAVIKAGKKEWEDGISVGEVKRWMVQILQGVDASHRNCVVHRDLKPSNLLISDDGVLKIADFGQARILLAPGFTADDGHIQSHEQPQSLQETVAQPAEVVPVLGGQLVHEHKGLNVEECDAEPDELRAKYTPSDIDKDSVSHDGAASCLATCATSDIEDPFQYSHSYEAEDDADDGNGSLTSCVGTRWFRAPELLYGSTNYGLEIDLWSVGCIFSELLTLEPLFPGSSDIDQLGKIFSVLGNISEEVWPGCGELPDYKIISFGKVEKPIGLESLMRNRSSDEILLVKKLLCFDPVNRATAMELLHDNYLNEEPLPVPLSDLRIPPKQWNQDEDLSVESNDYKDFDSDSDSDFGTSTITTCENGFSIRFS, encoded by the exons ATGATGAGCAGAATGGAGTATTCCCAGCCTCAATCGAAGAGCTGGAGCATTCACAGCAGGCGTGAAATCACCTCTAAGTACGAGATATTAGAGCGCGTGGGATCCGGTGCTTATTCCGATGTCTACAAAGCTCGCCGCCGTTCTGATTCGATAACCGTCGCACTCAAAGAGGTGCACGATTACCAAGCCGCTTTTCGCGAGATAGAGGCCCTTCAGACACTCCATAATTGCCCCAATATAGTCCTTTTGCACGAATACTTCTGGAGCGACGAAGAAGATGCTGTTTTGGTGCTCGAGTATTTACCCACTGATTTGGGGGCCGTGATTAAGGCCGGAAAGAAGGAGTGGGAGGATGGGATCAGCGTCGGGGAGGTGAAGCGATGGATGGTTCAGATTCTACAAGGAGTCGACGCGTCTCACCGCAATTGTGTTGTACACAGGGATCTGAAGCCTTCTAATTTGTTGATTTCTGATGACGGGGTTCTCAAGATTGCCGATTTTGGTCAG GCGAGGATACTTCTTGCTCCTGGATTTACTGCTGACGATGGACATATTCAATCTCACGAGCAGCCACAATCACTTCAAGAAACTGTAGCTCAACCAGCTGAAGTTGTTCCTGTACTAGGTGGTCAGTTGGTACACGAGCATAAAGGACTGAATGTTGAAGAATGTGATGCGGAGCCAGACGAGCTAAGAGCTAAATACACTCCTAGTGATATTGATAAAGACAGCGTGTCCCATGATGGAGCTGCTTCTTGTCTTGCCACATGTGCCACCAGTGATATCGAAGATCCTTTCCAGTATTCTCATTCTTATGAAGCTGAGGATGATGCCGATGATGGGAACGGCTCCCTTACATCTTGTGTTGGAACTCGATGGTTTAGAGCCCCCGAGCTACTTTATGGATCAACAAATTATGGGCTAGAAATTGATCTCTGGTCGGTCGGATGTATTTTTTCAGAGCTTTTGACTTTGGAACCACTTTTTCCGGGAAGTTCTGATATCGACCAACTGGGAAAGATTTTTAGTGTTTTAGGCAACATATCGGAAGAAGTTTGGCCTGGTTGTGGGGAACTTCCTGAttacaaaataatttcatttggGAAAGTAGAGAAGCCAATTGGTCTGGAATCTTTGATGCGTAATCGATCTTCCGATGAAATTCTTCTTGTCAAAAAGCTGCTCTGTTTTGATCCTGTAAATAGAGCTACTGCCATGGAATTGCTTCATGACAACTATCTAAATGAAGAACCTTTACCAGTGCCATTGTCTGATTTAAGGATCCCCCCGAAACAATGGAATCAGGATGAGGACTTGTCCGTTGAATCGAACGACTACAAGGATTTTGATTCAGATTCAGATTCAGATTTTGGCACCTCAACCATTACCACTTGTGAGAATGGCTTCTCGATCCGGTTTTCTTGA
- the LOC140965748 gene encoding rac-like GTP-binding protein ARAC7 isoform X1, with the protein MSASKFIKCVTVGDGAVGKTCMLICYTSNKFPTDYIPTVFDNFSANVAVDGSIVNLGLWDTAGQEDYSRLRPLSYRGADIFVLAFSLISKASYENVLKKWMPELRRFAPNVPIVLVGTKLDLREDGGYLTDHMGSNIITNAQGEELRKQIGAAAYIECSSKTQQNVKAVFDTAIKVVLQPPRRKETPRKKRHRNNNGCSIVRGIVCCGSVA; encoded by the exons ATGAGTGCCTCAAAGTTTATCAAATGTGTGACAGTGGGAGATGGAGCTGTGGGGAAGACCTGCATGCTCATATGTTACACCAGCAACAAGTTCCCTACT GATTATATTCCAACAGTATTTGACAATTTTAGTGCTAATGTGGCTGTAGATGGCAGCATTGTCAACTTAGGGCTGTGGGATACCGCAG GTCAAGAAGATTATAGCAGGTTGAGGCCGCTGAGTTATAGAGGTGCTGACATTTTTGTATTAGCTTTCTCTTTAATCAGTAAGGCAAGCTATGAAAATGTCCTCAAGAAG TGGATGCCTGAACTTCGTCGATTCGCACCAAATGTTCCAATTGTACTTGTTGGAACTAAGCTAG ATCTTCGGGAAGACGGAGGATATCTAACCGATCACATGGGATCTAATATCATTACAAATGCCCAA GGGGAAGAACTGAGGAAGCAAATTGGTGCTGCGGCTTACATAGAATGCAGCTCAAAGACTCAGCAG AATGTGAAAGCTGTATTTGATACTGCAATTAAGGTTGTGCTTCAACCTCCTCGGAGAAAGGAAACGCCAAGGAAGAAACGGCACCGGAATAATAATGGTTGCTCAATTGT AAGGGGTATCGTCTGTTGTGGCTCTGTTGCTTAG
- the LOC140965748 gene encoding rac-like GTP-binding protein ARAC7 isoform X2 yields the protein MSASKFIKCVTVGDGAVGKTCMLICYTSNKFPTDYIPTVFDNFSANVAVDGSIVNLGLWDTAGQEDYSRLRPLSYRGADIFVLAFSLISKASYENVLKKWMPELRRFAPNVPIVLVGTKLDLREDGGYLTDHMGSNIITNAQGEELRKQIGAAAYIECSSKTQQNVKAVFDTAIKVVLQPPRRKETPRKKRHRNNNGCSIVGIVCCGSVA from the exons ATGAGTGCCTCAAAGTTTATCAAATGTGTGACAGTGGGAGATGGAGCTGTGGGGAAGACCTGCATGCTCATATGTTACACCAGCAACAAGTTCCCTACT GATTATATTCCAACAGTATTTGACAATTTTAGTGCTAATGTGGCTGTAGATGGCAGCATTGTCAACTTAGGGCTGTGGGATACCGCAG GTCAAGAAGATTATAGCAGGTTGAGGCCGCTGAGTTATAGAGGTGCTGACATTTTTGTATTAGCTTTCTCTTTAATCAGTAAGGCAAGCTATGAAAATGTCCTCAAGAAG TGGATGCCTGAACTTCGTCGATTCGCACCAAATGTTCCAATTGTACTTGTTGGAACTAAGCTAG ATCTTCGGGAAGACGGAGGATATCTAACCGATCACATGGGATCTAATATCATTACAAATGCCCAA GGGGAAGAACTGAGGAAGCAAATTGGTGCTGCGGCTTACATAGAATGCAGCTCAAAGACTCAGCAG AATGTGAAAGCTGTATTTGATACTGCAATTAAGGTTGTGCTTCAACCTCCTCGGAGAAAGGAAACGCCAAGGAAGAAACGGCACCGGAATAATAATGGTTGCTCAATTGT GGGTATCGTCTGTTGTGGCTCTGTTGCTTAG